One Paenibacillus sp. FSL W8-0186 genomic window carries:
- a CDS encoding phage holin family protein, whose translation MMNNYIKLLEIKGLILTYLKPLTAKEIGFYGIFGVAGSIIAQSYGGWSPAMTLLIILMGSDYITGILASLKEGRGIASTASFWGLIKKGLMLLSVLIAHHVDIVMNTNAVMIGSIYFWYANEIISLAENYGRLELPFPEFIKEKIAMLKGKEKHNETVK comes from the coding sequence ATGATGAACAACTATATTAAGTTACTCGAGATCAAAGGTTTGATCCTCACCTATCTCAAGCCGCTGACGGCCAAAGAAATTGGATTCTACGGCATTTTTGGCGTAGCAGGGAGTATAATCGCTCAATCATATGGAGGTTGGAGTCCAGCAATGACATTACTAATTATTCTCATGGGTTCTGACTACATCACAGGCATCCTCGCCAGCCTGAAGGAGGGCCGGGGTATCGCCAGCACTGCGTCATTCTGGGGTCTGATCAAGAAAGGCCTGATGCTACTTTCCGTGCTGATCGCGCACCATGTGGACATTGTGATGAATACCAATGCCGTCATGATCGGAAGTATTTATTTCTGGTATGCTAATGAAATTATTTCACTGGCTGAAAATTACGGAAGACTGGAGCTTCCCTTTCCAGAATTCATTAAAGAGAAAATAGCCATGCTTAAAGGCAAAGAAAAACACAATGAAACTGTAAAATAA
- a CDS encoding peptidylprolyl isomerase, giving the protein MKKGKIVLEKGGEVEIQFLPEEAPGTVANFEKLANSGFYNGLTFHRVIPGFVAQGGCPTGNGTGGPGYTIKCETATNTTKHERGVLSMAHAGKDTGGSQFFIVYEPQPHLNGVHTVFGKVTSGMELVDEIRPGDKMKEVTVWDEA; this is encoded by the coding sequence ATGAAAAAAGGCAAGATCGTACTGGAAAAAGGCGGAGAGGTAGAAATTCAATTTTTGCCGGAAGAAGCGCCGGGCACTGTAGCAAACTTCGAGAAGCTGGCTAACTCCGGCTTCTATAACGGACTAACGTTCCACCGTGTTATCCCTGGTTTCGTGGCCCAAGGCGGCTGCCCAACTGGAAACGGCACAGGCGGACCTGGCTACACCATCAAATGCGAGACGGCTACGAATACGACGAAGCACGAGCGTGGCGTGCTGTCTATGGCGCATGCGGGCAAAGATACGGGCGGAAGCCAGTTCTTTATCGTTTATGAGCCACAGCCGCATTTAAACGGCGTACACACGGTGTTCGGAAAAGTGACCTCCGGCATGGAGCTTGTGGACGAAATCCGTCCTGGCGACAAAATGAAGGAAGTTACCGTTTGGGACGAAGCGTAA
- a CDS encoding phage tail spike protein, with the protein MLGEIDYNLKPIQPQYFLCKPNREIIGKLKHIYNDTIQEPLNQVGELEFTIPLQIDWHHKLISNKYAELIRERYLIKVVRGQKIDWFIVVSLSQASENDQESMTVKCYSAYHMLTDKMIKSYSVEAYYCRQVLTDMLANTVWDIDYIDADFDLSYRAFEFQSSTVLDAIYSIADKYNAIVEFNTDARTLSFKKPELFGLNRGLTFSFGKYLKSMNKQTSADQMVTRLTAKGKDDLTIHHVNPTGQGYVESFSYFVYPFRRDDQRTVLSSSFHMSDSLCHALLDYEELVQSKTGLIESYIKQRQGYGDELNQLDIDHNRLKNNEKVITDTMLSQQFDGKMFFEKYVHTGSSSHTFEVNSTYAYAVLFKADNTAGLSVYLNGQLRSLPSGQWAMLGKVKDVASIQVALQGGNTGVFIQVANISLDEWTGSGNEQTIVERYSLDHKENQLRLKEIEINNKKAQIADIQNEIDAVQVALAADNNFSPAQLQELNEFVIEREFSDDVYVDEHDLYEAAQEKLRELQQPQLSIDIDIVNFLEIVGEQRNWHKLVLGDFVNIKYEPTDTYVTARIVSISYDYEGQEISLTLSNIKDVSDDSKDMEKFIQNSTNTNIIVDASKHKWGKAIVDVSEMSQLFENFWNKVTNDINMASNEHVVIDRKGITIIDPNDPLRFLRATHGVLGLTRSGGLKYETAISPDGVIAEMVLGKIILGQRVVIGDTTGVFTIEGSRLMIDDRCGREVLKLGLLSESPDKFGIFVNRYASPTDCNNTTILNRVNITADEGLVLERNRNGSFQKTLYTSTDGDLYMIGNLRVGEDERVFIADRNGISVGASIWDNAPFRVDMLGNCWLDSLFANNAEIKNSLFKDGHIEGSSLVLRDALGGVIKMYPDHGLWFGAEQFNDAIASIAMDGTAKFKKLIVTDGHNKLLIDSEQKKIFMNNWDIVGAGAIDTDLLSANIVTAMDGFVTDLTASRMTTLTGQIRERAMDYIRIDGHTQKFIRGNIKPGSAVHKSLPDGRLLYWINASQSGQMTTEVTSWPVMTYDMDERDKMIIGLDGDEDRATPFIQMGIGDGNDGSMGGKSRIDKYDGGLKTSYHSSGSAIERSIDLADNGITIQSDGQGHITIKAHSIKLEAAGTISFSGTEYVFT; encoded by the coding sequence TATTTTCTTTGTAAACCAAACCGTGAAATCATTGGCAAACTGAAACATATTTATAATGATACCATCCAGGAGCCGCTTAACCAGGTTGGCGAACTAGAATTCACCATCCCTTTGCAAATCGATTGGCACCATAAGCTGATCAGTAACAAATATGCCGAGCTCATCCGTGAGAGATATTTGATTAAAGTCGTCCGCGGCCAGAAAATCGACTGGTTTATCGTGGTCAGCCTGTCCCAAGCTTCCGAGAATGACCAGGAAAGCATGACGGTAAAATGTTATTCCGCCTATCACATGCTGACTGACAAAATGATCAAGAGTTATAGCGTCGAGGCGTACTATTGCCGGCAGGTGCTGACGGATATGCTCGCTAATACCGTATGGGACATCGATTATATCGATGCCGATTTCGACCTTTCCTATCGTGCTTTTGAGTTTCAGTCGAGTACAGTTCTGGACGCTATTTATTCGATTGCTGACAAATATAATGCCATCGTCGAGTTTAATACGGATGCAAGAACGTTAAGCTTCAAAAAGCCGGAATTGTTCGGTCTCAATCGAGGCCTTACGTTCAGCTTCGGCAAGTATCTCAAAAGCATGAATAAACAAACTTCGGCCGACCAAATGGTGACCAGGCTTACAGCTAAAGGCAAAGATGATCTGACGATCCATCACGTCAATCCAACGGGTCAAGGGTACGTTGAGAGCTTCAGCTACTTTGTATACCCTTTTCGCAGAGATGACCAGCGAACGGTCCTCTCTTCTTCTTTTCATATGAGCGACTCCCTCTGCCACGCCCTGCTTGATTACGAAGAGCTTGTGCAATCGAAGACGGGACTGATTGAAAGCTACATTAAGCAGCGACAGGGCTATGGGGATGAGCTGAATCAACTAGACATTGACCACAACAGGCTCAAAAACAACGAAAAAGTCATAACAGACACGATGCTGAGCCAGCAATTTGATGGCAAAATGTTTTTCGAAAAATATGTGCATACCGGAAGCTCCTCGCACACTTTTGAAGTAAACAGCACTTATGCCTATGCCGTATTGTTCAAAGCCGATAACACAGCTGGTCTATCTGTCTATCTCAATGGGCAGCTTCGAAGCCTGCCCTCCGGACAATGGGCTATGCTTGGCAAAGTGAAGGACGTCGCCTCCATTCAGGTTGCGCTCCAAGGGGGAAATACAGGAGTTTTCATCCAGGTAGCCAACATAAGCCTCGACGAATGGACCGGTTCAGGCAATGAGCAGACCATCGTGGAGAGATACAGCCTGGATCACAAGGAGAATCAGCTGCGGCTGAAGGAAATTGAAATCAACAACAAAAAGGCTCAAATCGCAGATATCCAAAATGAGATCGATGCCGTTCAGGTTGCTTTAGCAGCCGACAACAACTTCTCCCCTGCTCAGCTTCAGGAGCTGAACGAGTTTGTCATAGAGAGGGAGTTCAGTGACGATGTATACGTCGACGAGCATGATCTTTATGAAGCGGCTCAGGAAAAACTGCGAGAACTGCAGCAGCCTCAGCTTTCGATCGATATCGATATCGTGAACTTTCTGGAAATCGTCGGCGAGCAGCGCAATTGGCATAAGCTTGTACTCGGCGATTTTGTAAATATCAAGTACGAACCTACGGATACATATGTCACGGCGCGGATTGTAAGTATCAGCTACGACTACGAAGGCCAAGAAATCAGCCTCACCCTATCCAATATTAAAGACGTCAGCGACGACAGCAAGGATATGGAGAAATTCATCCAGAACTCGACCAATACGAATATCATCGTTGACGCCAGCAAGCATAAATGGGGCAAAGCCATCGTCGATGTGTCCGAAATGTCGCAGTTGTTCGAGAACTTCTGGAACAAGGTCACCAATGATATTAATATGGCCTCCAATGAACACGTTGTGATCGACCGCAAAGGCATTACGATCATCGACCCTAATGATCCTTTAAGATTTCTGCGCGCAACCCATGGCGTATTGGGTTTGACGCGTTCGGGCGGATTGAAGTACGAGACTGCTATCTCCCCCGACGGTGTGATTGCTGAAATGGTGCTTGGTAAAATCATCCTCGGCCAAAGGGTCGTCATCGGCGATACGACAGGAGTTTTTACGATCGAAGGCTCTCGGCTCATGATCGATGACCGCTGTGGCCGGGAAGTCCTCAAGCTTGGCTTGCTGTCCGAATCCCCGGATAAGTTCGGCATTTTTGTAAATCGTTATGCTTCTCCAACGGACTGCAACAACACAACGATCCTGAACCGGGTGAATATTACTGCCGATGAGGGCCTTGTACTAGAGCGAAATCGTAATGGTTCTTTCCAAAAAACGCTCTATACCTCCACGGACGGGGATCTATATATGATCGGCAATTTGCGGGTTGGTGAAGATGAGCGAGTGTTCATCGCCGACCGCAATGGGATAAGCGTGGGCGCGAGCATTTGGGATAACGCCCCTTTTCGTGTAGACATGCTCGGCAATTGCTGGCTGGACTCTTTATTCGCTAATAACGCTGAAATAAAAAACTCACTATTCAAAGATGGTCATATTGAAGGCTCCTCCCTCGTATTGCGTGATGCGCTTGGCGGGGTTATCAAGATGTATCCTGATCATGGACTTTGGTTTGGAGCGGAACAGTTTAACGATGCCATTGCTAGCATAGCCATGGACGGCACGGCAAAGTTCAAGAAATTAATCGTTACTGATGGACACAACAAACTATTGATCGATAGCGAACAGAAGAAGATTTTCATGAACAACTGGGATATCGTAGGCGCCGGTGCCATTGACACGGATCTGCTGTCGGCCAACATCGTAACTGCAATGGACGGCTTTGTCACCGATCTGACAGCATCCCGAATGACTACCCTGACCGGTCAGATCCGAGAAAGAGCAATGGATTACATCCGGATTGACGGCCATACGCAAAAGTTCATTAGAGGAAATATTAAACCTGGTTCTGCTGTGCATAAATCCCTCCCTGACGGCAGACTGCTCTATTGGATCAACGCTTCCCAAAGCGGACAAATGACAACAGAGGTAACGAGTTGGCCGGTCATGACTTATGACATGGATGAACGGGACAAAATGATCATTGGACTAGATGGTGATGAAGATCGCGCTACTCCATTTATTCAAATGGGGATTGGGGACGGGAATGATGGAAGCATGGGCGGCAAATCACGAATCGATAAATACGACGGCGGATTAAAAACTTCCTATCATTCCAGCGGTTCGGCGATCGAAAGAAGCATCGATCTGGCCGACAACGGAATTACGATCCAATCGGACGGCCAGGGCCATATTACGATAAAGGCTCATAGTATTAAACTAGAAGCTGCTGGCACTATCAGTTTTTCTGGAACTGAGTATGTATTCACATGA
- a CDS encoding distal tail protein Dit, whose translation MFYITIRDSLYFSYAGRVSAEFGILNVSLSGGGMSEEPLAASREIHEVSIKGRDQPYFQGIEKDPLRFNVSFAFQERFNTQKLREVARWLTEHDYYQPLFFTNDLGVEPEKIYYALVVDEPALVHNSLQHGYITLTFRCDSPYAYSPRILSKKYDWTDQSFTNRMNHFSNHMHERTAVDPAGHLVLNPSKTTWANIPSGTRWTDL comes from the coding sequence GTGTTCTATATCACTATTCGCGATTCGTTATATTTTTCATACGCGGGCAGAGTGTCGGCTGAGTTTGGCATCTTAAATGTCAGCCTAAGCGGCGGCGGGATGTCAGAAGAACCTTTGGCGGCAAGCCGTGAAATCCATGAGGTCTCCATCAAAGGAAGAGATCAGCCCTATTTTCAAGGCATAGAGAAAGATCCTCTGCGATTTAACGTTTCTTTTGCTTTCCAGGAAAGATTTAATACACAAAAGCTGAGGGAAGTGGCGAGATGGCTGACCGAACACGATTACTACCAGCCGCTATTCTTTACGAATGACTTAGGCGTGGAGCCTGAGAAAATTTACTATGCCTTGGTCGTGGATGAACCCGCATTAGTGCACAATAGCTTGCAGCATGGCTACATCACGCTTACCTTTCGCTGCGATTCACCCTATGCGTATTCACCGCGCATTTTATCCAAGAAATACGATTGGACGGACCAATCGTTTACAAACCGGATGAATCATTTTTCAAATCATATGCACGAGAGAACCGCTGTTGATCCTGCTGGCCATCTCGTTTTAAATCCATCAAAGACAACATGGGCGAATATTCCTTCCGGCACGCGCTGGACCGACCTGTAA
- a CDS encoding peptidoglycan recognition family protein: MKQQGHFLLMERSEFRDWLQKQTITRSISKLQVHHTASPNYTTRKKSNGIAHQDAFACLEGMRNYHVNTNKWRATGQNITIMEDGRIAISLDRDLNQTPAGIVNQNSGWICMEIIGNFDAHHDVMTAEQQRSVVHVYACLCDKLSIPIDTHHIAYHAWFTSSGIRLPDYTPGLSAKTCPGTSFWGHGNTVAAANQGFIPAIRQELERLQHNETVEQPMTADEKQAFDELKKQVASLTLKAALPHIPAYAQPAIDELSKMKDKNGNPVLNTVHGRSQDFYDTLTILFRAGVIAQK; this comes from the coding sequence ATGAAGCAGCAAGGCCATTTTCTGCTGATGGAACGCTCGGAATTCCGTGACTGGCTGCAGAAACAGACTATTACAAGGAGCATCAGCAAGCTGCAGGTGCACCACACCGCCTCCCCGAACTATACAACCCGCAAAAAGAGCAACGGGATTGCGCATCAGGATGCTTTTGCTTGCCTGGAGGGAATGCGGAACTACCATGTTAACACCAACAAATGGAGAGCGACCGGCCAAAACATCACCATTATGGAAGACGGCCGGATCGCCATTTCCCTGGACAGGGATTTGAACCAGACGCCAGCAGGCATTGTCAATCAGAATAGCGGATGGATCTGCATGGAGATCATAGGCAATTTTGACGCTCATCATGACGTGATGACTGCGGAGCAGCAGCGGTCCGTCGTCCATGTATATGCCTGCTTATGTGACAAGCTGTCCATTCCCATTGATACCCATCACATTGCTTACCATGCCTGGTTTACGAGCTCCGGCATCCGATTGCCGGACTACACTCCTGGCCTATCCGCAAAGACATGTCCAGGTACAAGCTTCTGGGGCCATGGCAATACAGTGGCCGCAGCCAATCAAGGATTTATTCCTGCCATCAGGCAGGAATTAGAACGACTACAACATAATGAAACGGTGGAACAGCCAATGACCGCAGATGAGAAACAAGCTTTTGACGAGCTTAAGAAGCAAGTAGCCAGCTTAACGCTAAAAGCTGCACTGCCGCATATCCCTGCTTATGCCCAACCCGCTATTGATGAGCTAAGTAAAATGAAGGATAAGAACGGCAACCCTGTATTAAATACCGTCCATGGCCGAAGCCAGGATTTTTACGACACCTTAACGATACTCTTTCGGGCAGGAGTAATTGCACAGAAATAA
- a CDS encoding DNRLRE domain-containing protein, producing MFRIVEQTQAHMQQGYFSNSDIYVDGYGKLTLVNRNMQTNLALNKPYTKTLNAALTSSDVNNIMFTDGNKNSFFRYASTLQEDITVDLGSEMVIGGTQFFTGATTNTTQHYVEILISSDGNTFRSISKEGTGLNQQYVVLNAFTGVRARYVKFSLLKNTPGIITVSEGEIYAGHSYTGYREHIYDISSVGTLRTNNAFWMEETPYETSVIVETSISLDSGATWSTWQPLINGSSIQNVPLGTDISNGRLKVRATLSTNSINVPSFYNFNMYFDDIPKTDEKYIIIPRNAYSLNKITPEMASPNTPAPYVATGTGTAEPATPTAWKLFDGIKIGSVLSDTWRPYGIGTYAQIDLGSGNAKAISGYHLYKHSSSSGLRAFRIEGSFDGLSWETVDEQLFAIWSGNEFYHQLNSLKHNKLFRYYRLYMTTTERPYLWELELFELVDGNGYQIKSSLIVPYGTSLPSKLYIPPHNKATGYVDVRGVYRYDLPATVSIKVHDNLACRINIPINNRASAIVNIVQQPTKTLSLSPIKDAFVRESTPKFNYGTEHDLYVGYNSKFNEKYRSFVEFDISALPADQIIKSAHFKLFHELEGTPVQKVEIYELDREWNERGITWDNQPLPISKIAELDVGNAGGYLVVDFTDIVKDWYEGNKKNNGFIIKLEDESEQYYKRFYSRESRNIPMLDIEYIDQTVYTYEKADLRNNHLLVRQNMDKSVAAKINVNQVWFRENIKSRVKIANMGVIDGTLAVKDPVIPSKINVRQFATDDLTAKLSVLIKGAGDIPSTMFVNRKFAFARLIVRQKRVIGLTSKMVVRVKKDHDLQSIVAVKNPYLSARISVVKSEYLPGKIFVVGNGEKILPAKIFVQKSDFKDIAAHIRVFEKQLLPGTLFVKSGYLKARLSIPETEHLDLSSRIRVRVKWAADLKSRIVIDDPNGDSQGYVYIL from the coding sequence ATGTTTAGAATAGTTGAGCAAACTCAAGCTCATATGCAGCAAGGATACTTTAGTAACTCAGATATATATGTGGATGGGTATGGGAAGTTAACGTTAGTAAATAGAAACATGCAGACGAACCTGGCATTGAATAAGCCGTATACAAAGACATTGAATGCAGCTCTAACTTCTTCAGATGTAAATAATATAATGTTTACTGATGGAAATAAGAATAGCTTCTTTAGGTATGCAAGCACTCTTCAAGAAGATATTACAGTTGATTTAGGTTCGGAAATGGTTATTGGTGGAACCCAATTTTTTACTGGGGCAACTACAAACACTACTCAACATTACGTTGAGATTTTGATTAGTAGTGATGGAAATACTTTTAGGTCTATTAGTAAAGAGGGCACTGGCTTAAATCAGCAATATGTTGTTCTCAATGCGTTTACGGGGGTAAGAGCAAGGTACGTTAAGTTTAGTCTGTTAAAAAATACTCCAGGGATTATTACTGTCTCTGAAGGTGAAATATATGCGGGTCACAGCTATACAGGGTATAGAGAGCATATCTATGATATTTCTTCGGTAGGGACGCTAAGAACAAACAATGCTTTTTGGATGGAAGAGACACCTTATGAAACAAGTGTCATCGTAGAAACATCCATCTCTTTAGATAGTGGAGCAACCTGGTCTACTTGGCAGCCTTTGATTAATGGAAGTTCAATTCAAAACGTTCCGCTGGGGACAGACATAAGCAACGGTCGATTAAAAGTTAGAGCCACTCTATCAACAAATAGCATCAATGTTCCCTCCTTCTATAACTTTAATATGTACTTTGACGATATTCCTAAGACTGATGAGAAGTATATAATTATCCCTAGAAATGCTTATTCGTTAAATAAAATAACTCCTGAGATGGCTTCGCCAAATACTCCAGCGCCGTATGTAGCAACTGGTACTGGAACAGCAGAACCAGCAACGCCAACTGCATGGAAGCTATTTGATGGTATAAAAATAGGAAGTGTATTGAGCGATACATGGAGACCATATGGTATCGGTACTTATGCTCAAATCGATTTGGGTAGCGGAAATGCAAAGGCTATTTCGGGATATCACCTCTATAAACACTCCTCAAGCTCTGGGTTAAGAGCGTTTCGTATTGAAGGAAGCTTTGATGGATTGAGCTGGGAAACAGTTGACGAACAATTATTTGCTATATGGTCAGGTAATGAATTTTACCATCAACTCAATTCCCTAAAACACAATAAATTATTTAGATACTACAGACTATATATGACTACGACTGAGAGACCATATCTTTGGGAACTAGAGCTCTTCGAACTCGTAGACGGCAACGGATACCAAATCAAATCATCCTTGATTGTTCCCTACGGCACATCTTTACCATCAAAGCTCTATATACCACCACATAATAAGGCTACAGGCTATGTAGATGTTCGTGGAGTCTATCGATATGATTTGCCAGCAACTGTAAGCATCAAGGTACACGATAACCTAGCGTGCCGAATCAATATTCCTATCAATAATCGGGCAAGTGCTATTGTTAACATTGTTCAACAACCAACTAAAACACTCTCATTGTCACCAATAAAAGATGCTTTTGTCCGTGAAAGCACCCCAAAATTCAACTATGGCACAGAACATGATTTATATGTTGGTTATAACTCTAAATTTAATGAGAAGTATCGCTCTTTTGTTGAGTTCGATATATCTGCATTGCCAGCAGATCAAATCATTAAATCTGCTCACTTTAAATTATTTCATGAGCTCGAAGGAACCCCTGTTCAGAAGGTCGAGATTTATGAATTAGATCGTGAATGGAATGAACGAGGGATTACGTGGGATAACCAACCATTACCGATCAGTAAGATTGCTGAACTCGATGTAGGTAATGCTGGAGGTTATTTAGTCGTTGACTTTACGGATATTGTCAAGGATTGGTATGAGGGTAATAAAAAGAATAATGGCTTTATCATTAAGCTTGAGGATGAGAGTGAACAATACTACAAGCGGTTCTATTCCCGAGAAAGCCGAAATATTCCAATGCTTGATATTGAATATATTGATCAGACTGTTTACACCTACGAAAAAGCAGACCTAAGAAACAACCATTTACTTGTTCGTCAGAACATGGATAAATCAGTTGCTGCGAAGATCAATGTTAATCAGGTATGGTTTAGAGAAAATATCAAGTCAAGAGTCAAAATTGCTAACATGGGTGTTATTGATGGCACTTTGGCTGTTAAAGACCCTGTAATACCATCTAAGATAAATGTACGGCAATTTGCTACAGATGATTTGACTGCAAAGCTTAGTGTTTTAATCAAGGGTGCAGGGGATATTCCATCCACTATGTTTGTTAATAGGAAATTCGCGTTCGCACGTTTGATTGTAAGACAAAAAAGGGTCATTGGTTTAACCTCTAAGATGGTAGTTAGGGTTAAAAAGGATCATGATCTACAATCAATAGTCGCTGTAAAAAACCCTTACCTAAGCGCTAGAATTTCCGTAGTAAAGAGCGAGTATCTACCAGGAAAGATTTTTGTTGTTGGTAATGGAGAAAAAATATTGCCAGCCAAAATCTTTGTTCAGAAATCTGATTTTAAAGATATTGCTGCTCATATTCGAGTTTTTGAAAAGCAGCTCTTGCCAGGTACTTTGTTTGTTAAATCGGGTTATTTAAAGGCGAGGCTATCCATTCCTGAGACTGAGCACCTTGATCTATCATCACGAATCAGAGTCAGAGTGAAATGGGCTGCCGACTTAAAGAGCCGGATTGTCATTGACGATCCTAATGGAGATTCGCAGGGTTATGTGTATATATTGTAG
- the lysA gene encoding diaminopimelate decarboxylase translates to MYLHGTSKINAKGHLEIGGCDTVELKQQYGTPLYIVDEALVRQRCREYMDAFKQSGLSFQVAYASKAFCVMAMCRVVEEEGLSLDVVSEGELYTALQAGFPAERIHFHGNNKTLDELEMAISAGIGCFVVDNFTELHMLQAIAAEKGIAVNVLLRVTPGVEAHTHEFISTGQTDSKFGFDIGNGSAKEAVELASGSLNLRLLGLHSHIGSQIFEVEGFELAVERVAQFAADVKETLGVVFKVVNLGGGFGIRYTEEDQPLHVSQYVKAITDAVKKYFALVYAQIPEIWVEPGRSIIGDAGTTLYTIGSTKDIPGVRKYVAVDGGMTDNPRPALYDSKYEAMLANRGNDDNEETVSIAGKCCESGDMLIWDLELPKANQGDLLAVSCTGAYNYAMASNYNRIRRPAVIFVKDGVSDVVVKRETLEDIISCDVIPERISKQPSFK, encoded by the coding sequence ATGTATTTACATGGTACTAGTAAAATTAATGCCAAAGGGCATCTCGAAATCGGCGGCTGTGATACCGTCGAACTGAAGCAGCAGTATGGTACTCCGCTATATATCGTTGATGAAGCACTTGTACGGCAAAGATGCCGCGAATATATGGATGCTTTCAAGCAATCCGGCCTGTCTTTCCAGGTAGCTTATGCGAGCAAGGCTTTCTGCGTGATGGCGATGTGCAGAGTTGTGGAGGAAGAGGGCCTGTCCTTGGACGTCGTTTCGGAAGGGGAGCTGTATACGGCACTGCAAGCCGGGTTCCCGGCGGAGCGGATTCACTTCCATGGCAACAACAAAACGTTGGATGAGCTGGAAATGGCCATTAGCGCGGGCATTGGCTGCTTCGTTGTGGACAATTTCACGGAGCTGCATATGCTGCAAGCGATCGCTGCGGAAAAGGGCATCGCTGTGAACGTGCTCCTGCGTGTGACTCCTGGTGTGGAAGCACATACGCATGAATTCATTTCAACAGGCCAGACTGACTCGAAATTTGGCTTCGATATTGGGAACGGCTCGGCGAAAGAGGCGGTAGAGCTTGCCTCCGGAAGCTTGAATCTGCGTTTGCTTGGCCTGCATTCTCATATCGGTTCGCAAATTTTTGAAGTGGAGGGCTTCGAGCTTGCCGTAGAGCGTGTTGCTCAATTTGCGGCGGACGTCAAGGAGACGCTTGGCGTCGTGTTCAAGGTCGTCAATCTGGGTGGAGGCTTTGGAATCCGTTACACCGAGGAGGATCAGCCGCTGCATGTATCTCAGTATGTCAAAGCGATCACAGATGCAGTGAAGAAGTATTTCGCGCTAGTCTATGCGCAAATTCCAGAAATTTGGGTTGAGCCGGGCCGCAGCATTATCGGCGATGCCGGTACAACGCTGTACACGATCGGCTCGACGAAGGACATTCCCGGCGTACGCAAATATGTTGCCGTTGACGGCGGGATGACGGATAACCCGCGTCCAGCGTTGTACGACTCCAAATATGAGGCCATGCTGGCGAACCGGGGCAATGATGACAATGAAGAGACGGTGTCGATTGCCGGCAAATGCTGTGAGAGCGGGGATATGCTCATTTGGGATCTGGAGCTGCCTAAGGCAAACCAGGGGGATCTGCTTGCTGTATCCTGCACAGGAGCGTATAACTACGCCATGGCCAGCAATTATAACCGTATCCGGCGTCCGGCGGTCATCTTCGTCAAGGATGGGGTTAGCGACGTTGTCGTTAAGCGCGAGACGCTGGAGGATATCATCTCGTGCGATGTCATTCCTGAGCGCATTTCCAAGCAGCCCTCGTTTAAATAA
- the tlp gene encoding small acid-soluble spore protein Tlp, producing MAKPDDRSDNVEKLQDAIQDTIENFREGQDYLSEHADEISGEEKAQIEAKNERRLHSIEGFREEVKDEATDARK from the coding sequence GTGGCCAAACCGGACGATCGTTCCGATAACGTGGAGAAATTACAGGATGCCATCCAGGATACCATTGAAAACTTCCGTGAAGGACAGGATTATTTAAGCGAGCATGCCGATGAAATCAGCGGCGAAGAGAAGGCCCAAATCGAGGCTAAAAATGAACGCCGTTTGCATAGTATCGAAGGCTTCCGTGAAGAGGTTAAGGACGAAGCCACCGACGCTCGGAAGTAA